A DNA window from Brassica napus cultivar Da-Ae chromosome C1, Da-Ae, whole genome shotgun sequence contains the following coding sequences:
- the LOC106375812 gene encoding membrane-anchored ubiquitin-fold protein 3-like, whose amino-acid sequence MPEEESIDIKFRLYDGSDIGPFRYSAASTVDFLKQRVVSDWPKGKTVVPKGINEVKLIGSGKILENNKTVAQCKTPFGETAGGVTVMHVVVQPSPAKTKSEKKVDKAPKAVICTCTIL is encoded by the exons ATGCCGGAGGAGGAGTCGATAGATATCAAATTCAGGCTCTACGATGGCTCCGACATCGGACCCTTTCGCTATTCAGCCGCGTCTACTGTTGATTTTTTGAAGCAAAGGGTCGTCTCTGATTGGCCCAAAG GCAAAACAGTTGTTCCAAAGGGGATAAACGAAGTAAAGCTGATTGGTTCGGGTAAGATCTTGGAGAACAACAAGACTGTTGCCCAGTGtaagacaccatttggagagaCTGCAGGTGGAGTCACTGTGATGCATGTTGTTGTACAGCCTTCTCCAGCAAAAACTAAATCAG AGAAGAAGGTCGATAAAGCACCCAAGGCGGTTATATGCACATGCACCATTTTGTGA